In Carcharodon carcharias isolate sCarCar2 chromosome 22, sCarCar2.pri, whole genome shotgun sequence, the following are encoded in one genomic region:
- the tmem35 gene encoding transmembrane protein 35A, protein MEPGDGSGAVLEEDGVANCVKVCRWVEKDEEGTFTFVTLTSDCDFEKSCFSTGAKRAYKEYAKALPVLKKMGITSVLLRKLIGTLELVCGIVMTLVPGRPKDVANFTLLLVMLAVLFFHQLVGDPLKRYAHALVFGIVLTCRLLIIRQGDDKEMAPRVTAGEGQAEGDTKTDTEQGKGKLKTS, encoded by the exons atggaaccaggagaTGGCAGTGGAgcggtgttggaggaggatggtgtggccaACTGTGTCAAAGTCTGCAGATGGGTTGAGAAGGACGAGGAAGGAACGTTTACCTTTGTCACACTCACATCGGATTGTGACTTTGAgaagagctgtttcagtacaggggca AAAAGAGCATATAAGGAATATGCCAAGGCTCTGCCAGTGTTAAAGAAAATGGGCATCACGTCAGTCCTTCTGCGAAAGCTGATTGGCACATTGGAGCTGGTATGTGGCATTGTGATGACACTGGTACCTGGGAGGCCCAAGGACGTGGCcaacttcacactgctcctggtgatGTTGGCTGTGCTTTTCTTCCACCAGCTGGTGGGTGACCCACTCAAACGCTACGCCCACGCTCTGGTCTTTGGGATAGTACTCACCTGCCGGCTGCTGATCATTAGGCAGGGGGATGACAAGGAAATGGCTCCGAGAGTCACGGCAGGGGAGGGGCAGGCTGAGGGAGATACAAAGACTGACACCGAACAAGGGAAAGGAAAGCTTAAAACCTCCTAA